The Phaseolus vulgaris cultivar G19833 chromosome 10, P. vulgaris v2.0, whole genome shotgun sequence DNA window AGTGCATATAGTAAAAATAGTGGGTCTTTTGTTTGTTGGGCTGCAACATAGAATAAACTAATATAGGAGTgaacttaaaaatattatgagtgtaattagtaattataattttctttttcaattaaaaacatCACTGTTATCTGATTTTTTATTCACTCTCTGTTTCAAATATTTgcacagattttttttttaaatcattatttCCTAAACAAGTGTTAAAATATAGAAACCAAATTATTAGAAATACTATAACAATCTCTGTGTGAAGGAGTATATGAAGCAAGGGTTAAATTTTGGGACTAACACTAATCTCTCTATTTAATAACATGGACCATATGTTTGGATGGACTATTTAGGCAAACCTAATTAACTCAAcaatttttatacaattatagcATGCTGATATTGATTGTATGTTTAGTTTGCAATATAAATGATAACATCTATGTATTTGTATATAAAGATGTTATCAGGAGGTTGTGATCCACTTCTTTCCTATCACCTTGTGTCACTAAAGGGAAAGGAAAAAACTTTGTGATAAAATTGTTATCACAAATAAACAATCCTAAACCTACCATCTACTCGAGCCACTACAACTACTTCATCCTCAATTATTGGATCCATCGTATCAGCAACAAATCTTGCTAAATCCACCCATCACCACCTCTTGTTGTTAGATCCACTACACTAATAGTCTATGTTATTGAATCCATGGCATTAGAAGCtggtcgataaaaaaaaaatgaaaaattggaTCTATGCCCAATGGATCGCAATTACCCCATCACCTTATCCACTTGTTGGTTCTAATCCTTTAATCCTTACCCCAAATGTTTCACCATTATCATGTACACATATCCTATAGACACATTCAACTTTAAGAGACAATCACAATGATCATGTGCGAGACTTGGAGAAGATATCACATTTAGAGGAGTAGGTCCCTAGTTGGTGGTCGTCCTATGACTCAACATGTTGGATGAGGGTAAgagtataataaatttatatatatatatataatttattaatattttcctCTAAGATTAACTTCATTTTGGTATTTAGGTTTTATCCATGAAAAATTACACCAAAGGCCATCACAACCACTAAGAATGACCATGATTTATTATTTCAgaattttaagttaattttgtTGACTGTAGATAGGGCGATTTAGAGGGAGGCACCTTTCTTATTCCATTTAAAAATGCTTAGATTTTGCACTTTGAATTGATGTCTGTTGTTGTTTGTAGAAGAAGGTGACATGCAAGGTTGAAGATTAggataaaattaagaaaaaattccATTCCAAAGATTCTTATATACTTTTAGAATTGTTTAAAGAAGCTCACAAAAAAGTTAAGAAGCTTAAATGATTGGAAGTagtgtttataatattttgaaaaagtgAACATGCCTATATATGTATTGCTAAAATTTGATAAagctaaaatatattttcatccTAACAAAATAAGAACTTGCACATCGAGGGATCCATTAGTGTGCATGAATACACCATTCGTTTTGTGTGACtccttttataattttttttattaatctatGATGCATTACTAATTCCTTGAttgatatttttgtttgtttgcagATAATGCATGTTGATGAAGTGTTTCAACAAACATATATACAAAAGAGCACTGATGATTTCATTGATGATAGATCAAGGTGGACACATGTTTGTTTCTTTCAAGTTTATTGTCTATGAACATTagttactattttataaaaaaacattcatATTTTTCATATGAATATTTTGAAAGTAGATTTTCTCGAGCAATATTTTCATCTCCTTTTATCAATACCTTATAATGCACTCCCATAAGCCCTATTGAGGAGGAAAGTCTATGGAACCTCTCTTAGTTACAAATTGTAGGTGGAAGGGATAAGTGTATGGGGTTAGACACGTCGATCCTCTTAACCATTATGTTGAAAGTTACTTCAACAAACATAGGCATGATCTAATGAGTAAGAGTTGATTAACAAGATATTAATCAACTTAGACAACAACTAGCAACTAGTGAGGAGTAGATTTGACAAATGAGTTTACAGGTCAAATCCCTATAGAATTTGATTGGTGCAGTCCTCCATTTATCTATTGGCTCTAGCAGTAGCAGCAGGAGCACAAAATATTTCTCATAAACCAAATACtcaaaaacaacaaaatcaagTGAAAGATAATGACCAAGTGCAAGGAGATGACAATGATGAACAACAACATAAATCACATGCTGGTATGGTTCAAATGTACTATGTTTGGATTGGTTTGAATTTATATACCTAGGTTATACTTTTTTTCACATATTGAATTATTACTTTGAGTGACACTCCTATTTATCATAAATTTGATGGACTTTGAAATTTATAAGTATACAACTAGTTTGATTATGTTCAAGATTGTATATATGTTTTGCACTAAGAAAGGTTAATTTTATTACACTCTAGCAATTTTCTAGCTCAGACATAGGGTTTTATTCGAATTTTCCATATATAATTTCCTACAAATTTTATCGATATGTAGTTACATCTAGATTTTATCCATAAGAAATTACATATGAATTTTatttgtatgtaattacatatggattttttAGGTTTTTTCTATCTAAGTTTATTGTTCCTCCTTATGTATGAGTTTTGGGCTAGTCTCCATACTTGTTAgtacttttttttcctttctttaatgataaatttttatgtaataGTAGATGATTGTTGGAGTCTGGGATGTCAGCCTAGCTGAAATGTTAGGTTTCATAGTTATGCCTAAcataaagttttataaaaaataaatcttatgTAATTACCTACGAATTATGAATTTTATACTTaagtaattatttatgaattttgttCGTATGTAAATTACCTATagattttgaatataaattGTACCTAGAATCCGTTAATAAATTTGCTGCTTTCCAATATTTTGAAATTCTTTGTTCAACTCAATTATTCCCTCCTTTCCTCTTCCCTCTTTATAAGtaattgacaaaaaaattagaagagtttgaagaagaaaaaaaagaatggACCGACAAAttgaaatgagaaaaagaaataaagtaatgatcatataaaattaaacaacaaagtagtttaaaaaattaaacattcaataaaatagaaaattttaatagaaataaatttgaaaatacctaaattttgaaagatgttaaaacatatttaaaacctttttttatcCTTATCTTAAGTTCTTATTTTCACTTATCAATTATTATCTTCTGAAGTACTTTCTTCGTAATTATTGTAAATTATGTAAGCTCCAAATCGGGGTTgaaaatataagataaaaattGAGATTATGAAGCAACAAATAAAGAAATCCAAGATCCTTTTGAACGAAATATGAAGAAAATGAGCAGCAAATGCAATGTTTTATCCATTTATCTGCAGAGACAACAGAGAATTATTGGTGTTCCGTAGCCATGACTTTGCTCCAATGCTTTATTTGGCTCTCTTCCATCAACACCAACAAATAGCGAGTTTGACTCTTGAAGCGGGGAGAAGTGATTAGGTCCATAAATGGTTGAACAATGATTATTCCTCCTATGATTTGTAGCTTTTCTTTCTGATACAAGATAGTTACCAAGTGAGGGAGCAGCAGCATTAACACTCACTGTATCAGTAGTTAGCCTTGAACAAAGTGAGAACAACCAAGACCTCAGCTTGTGATTCTTTTCGTTCTCCTTTGAGGGTTGCACCATTCTTCCCCTGCTTGATCTCCTTGAGACTTCTAGGAACCTAGAACTTCCAATGAGGCTCCCAAGCGTCATGCTCTTCTCACGGAAGAATGATCCAATGGACTTAACCCACCAATATGAAGTTAGCAAAATGACTTGTGAAAAATATGCTATATGTGAACATGCATAATCCAATCTAAAATTTCTGTTGAAAGTACTTCTTTCCAATTATTATATAGTCACTCTTGAATTATTCTAAGAATCTATGGAAAATGGCCTTCTGCATGAAAAGTTAAGCATTTGATTTGTGTTTAGAGAAGGACTTCTTTTGACTCTCTTTTATTTGTGTTTAGTTAagcattaaattcattttttcaaTACCCTGAAAACAGATAATTGAATCAAGCTTTATTTTTTTCACCATGATATTAAATGCTGTTGGGAATAATTCTTCCCTTGAAGTAAAAGTTAATACTGTTGGGAATATTAAATACAcacaatcaaaatattttttttattgacttattttataattaaatgaagTTTTAATTGAGTTGTACTTTTTGACAATCTATAagccaaaagaaaagaaaaaatggcAGAAGTAAAACCAAAACCATTTTGTCTCAAAGCATGATGCCCAGACAAGGTCATGTTCTGGACCATGGAACCAAACAACATCGATAACACCGAAGAGATTGAGAATAAAAAAGAGAACAACATGAAGATGGATTTGCTTTATGGGTGATTTTTCTACATGAAGTTGCTCATGTTTTCAAGGGTGGGTTTTTACATCATTAGAGAATAACCATGGTAGGTCTAATCACCAAAATCATGGTCACATATTTGGATGGACTTAACAACCGTGTGTGTCGTATATTACAACATGGTTCATTAAAGTGATAAATCAGTGCACATTGTAATGGCTGCTTGAAAAAACTCTCAAAACTcgtcaatgaatattaaaacaGCACAGAATGTGTAAAGGTTTGGCTTCACGAAACGTTCACCATTGTTCACCATTATACAATTGTTGAAAGAAAGTTATTTACCTGTGTGTCAAGATCTGATGAAAAATGAGTTGAAGGAGTGGGAGAAGCAGTGAGAATGGTGCTGAAGGAGACTGATCCAGAGAAATCACCATTTCCAGCTAACCCAATTCTTGCATTCAATAGTCTCAAACCCAAAGGCCACCCTTCTTCCTGCATTGCTCCAAAACCAGtcaatgattaaaaaaaaagaaacatataaGATAGAATatgaaaaacttttttttaatcagtaTATGTTCCAATGTTCTTGAACAGCATTCATGAATCTTGTAATATATTCAGTCTGAATGACATTAGAGGACCgtttaaacaaaaaaaactatcaGTGAATTGATTGACATGCATGATATGGATAGAAGTTTGATGTTGTTTCTGGTTAACAAAAACTTTCTCTAACTATGTAAAATCCATAGTTTCCTGAAAGCATTGTGATGTATGAAATAGAAACTGTTTGTGAGTGAGAGTGAGTGTAACGGGAGAGAGATGGATACCTGCAAAACCATTACTGTGTTTGGGTGGATCCAATGTTGGAGTGGAATGAATGATACCTGTTAAAATGGATTATACTCACCAACCTAAGATTCAGTAGGTCTACTTAATACGAGTTTCCGTCTACATAAGAAgttaaaaagttataattttttacaaaatataactattattttaatatataaattattaatcatatatatataattaaccaAAAGaatataacattattttaattttttatgaaggTTAAATATTCATACACAAGATcactttataattttaattttttttaaaaaaagttgtttttcttctctcatattcataatttattgtaacaaaattttattattaactatGAAATAGTGCACAATCGTGCATgagataatattaataaataataacaagTAATACATAAGTTTTATAAACTCTCATTGTTCTCATACAATGTTTAAGaaatgaaatttaatttaactttataaaagTTGAAATTTGTATTTACTGATGATGTATTATGAATTGAATTGAAGTTAATTTAATCtctaacaaattaaaatatatttttttaaaagaattaaaatatataaacaggGATCCATAAAATTAAGAGTGGGACTTGTCCTAATCAAATAAAGAATCAGTAGAAAAGTATTCTGATTCATTTTGACTACTTAGTATGAAATCTCTTTTGACAGCTCCGATGGAGAATGGTGTTGTTCCCTATTTCAGAGAAGAAAAGAATAACTGTGATATACTGAATATACCCTCTGACCAACGCAACAGAAAAGAGAGTAGAATTCAAAGACTGCACAGAGAACAAAACAAAGGAAACAACATTAATCAGACAGTGGCATACCCTTATGGCCATAAATCTGTGAGCGTGATAGAATGGATATGGACGTAAGAGCTTTTCCCGTTGCATGTTATCTGCATTAATTGTCGTCTCTGAAAGTCAAAAATGAGACAAGGTAGAGGGTGACGTGAGAGTGACTTCTTACCATCCTTTTTCTGCAACAATGGGAGCTCTGGTTTTGCAGATACAACATATGGTAGTAGCAGTGTGCTAGGGCGAATATTTTTTGTGCCAGTTATTAAAGAAGACAGAGTACAGTTGTGTGGGCCAGAATAAAACTCACTGTTTGCAAGGATTGAGTGGGGCAAAATAGCTAAAAGACTCTCCAAGGAACATAGTTTATTGAATGTTAAATAtttgatgaataaaaataaatttatagcttcaattaaattttttatttttcaattttgtaaaATCTTACTTTTAATTTGTAAGATTAAATAAGAATATTGTAACATCCTATATTTTTCCATATCTAATAATCATAATCggtatgaaatattaaaataaatatataaacataatacaaatatatctaaaatttcattattataatGTTTCAAATTATCTCCCTCTTCATATGACTTCaaacatttacataaaatttaaatcaaaatttcaaaagtGTAAAATACACTATCATCacatattaaagaaaaacaaccacaaaacaaaacaaagggtaagctaggtatttttaaaacttataacacaaatataactttaaacatccacataaatccatcatttctcatgcatttcaaataaccatcaagtgtctatcaacaatttcaatattcatctttctcatgtcagacttctactgactcataacacatagacacttaactctacttccggaagactcgtgtattgaaattagcatccagagacctgcacctgtcatactactgctgtgaaacccacacaaccatgcacataattatctcaatatttcatcatcttcatatgacagggtaaatccatttgatctgCTCTGATCAGTTTTTTCAAACCTCAGAGTTAGCCAAATGGACctccttcaactctcaccaattgaataacttcatctatgtgattccattatatcagtagagtcaggatcgtctcattcacaggacacACGCACACACACGCACACACACCCACACCCACACCCACACCCACACCCACACACACCCACACCCACACACCACGCACACACACACCACGCACACACACACATTGTCTTTGTAATGTGCAGACTTGTAATCTTAAAATTGTTtcttaattaatagttaaacaTTCAACGTATTCCTAATTTAAGTAATCATGAAAAAACATTGTTTAAAGCATGGATAGCATACACCAAAAACAACCTGCGAAACAGTTCTTACTCcaaaatcactacaagaaaaacgcgaattacatacagatttttacAATTCAGCAATCTTTCAGCAACCaagtaaaatttaaccactaaaCTAAgcaaattctttatttttattatgatttttattatacttattattattaataatattaataatattaataatattaataatattaataatattaataatattaataatattaataatactaacaatactaacaatattaataatactaaaaatactaagaatactaacaatattaataatactaaaaatactaataatactaacaatattaataatactaacaatattaatgatactaacaatattaacatatgaatcacatttaatttatctataatctacttgaatctaaacataatttattatattatctattagtatgaatcaaatttaatacatgtcatactcatagtcatcatattacctattacattaaaatcaactatcatattaattattattttacgatcatattgacttaattaagttcattataggtagttggttttacttgtgtgttatatatagtaaagaatattgtcaacaaacaatattatcttttaacataaaatgatgacttttacattaactattaattaaatctctaatacatattactagttagcatatcattatagtttaaactatattaattattccataaatctatgtaaaaagttgttactaaataaccctttctactaatatataaatcataatgacaaagtgattaaataatttataatttaaaatattttaaaaattatacattatatcaattttaatctatgtaagtaaatatttgaaaataagattttttttatcgacaaagaataaaaaaaattaaacaaaacattttaaggatatttcaatccttatacaagaatctcaaatcagaaaagaagtgtaagatacaagcacctatatagttatctaacaaaaacttcacaactacctataataacctatatttgaaaataagatatcaaataattttatattaatatatatatatatataatatgaaagtaaatttaaatttaaccatgagttttaaaaaattaattattaaataaagaaatatattaatcaatatatatatatatatatgtatttatagtattaaagttatattaatattatataatttcttcctttttctctctatctatctatatccggataaaagtaatattactcaagtcaaataaaactactatacacacacaataaatatctaaatgtatatttatatcaaaattaatattaataatatgaatataatattgataatatgaatataatattaataatatgaatattaatactaataatattaataataatattaataaatattaataaatattaataataatatgaatattaatactaataataataatattaataataatattaataaatattaataatattaataataatattaataaatattaataatatgaatataatgttaataataatattaattataacattaataaatattaataatatgaataatatttatataatttattttattattattattaataataattatattaatatgtataaattatattaatatgtataagtataataaaaatgataatatgaccaaagaacttgtctggtcTAGTGGTCAATGCTTCCCCGGGTCACTGGAAAGACTTGTGTTCGAATCCTGGCTGCTGCAGTTTGCTTGTAACATTATTTGGGGCTTGGGTTCGAGTCTCACCCTTATTCAATGGGAAAACTAATTGTATGATACTTATAAAGGTTAATCTTTTGGAAAAGAGATGCAAAGAGGCCATACTTGGGTTGCGGAAGAAAtcttattgtcaatcttgtggaaCGAATCTGGGGCTCTCAAATCTCGGCCAAAagtcaatagacacagtgacgaatgtctagTAAAGATTTAAGagcaaaacacccaaggagtaaggcgtagtaagtcctagaccgagagtgaacaaaactggttttccgaaaataaAACGTCCttgcttttcttccccgtatcttgtttttgtgattcgtgacgtgcctccttacttgGGTGTAAAAAACTTGTGAAAGTACTTCTTTTTGTGAGTCATTTATGAACGTGCCTCCTTAcatgggtgcaaacaacatatgaaagtacttttctgaattttttcagcacaatacggacgctgaataaaaattgcagaaaatagggcaaaatttcacaagtttcggttaTGGATAGACTTGGTTTGCACGAAAAGTTCTGAAAAATtatcccaaaatagtttttccctgaaattccacgtaagaatctccactgaattcagGACTaaacacgacaaatttcaggtcaaacggatgagtattcaccaagGAAAAAATCAAACGGtatcacacacgaacgaaccttccttccagctctggcagtgatcaataaaaagcttattgtcaatcttgtgcgACGAatatggggctcaaatctcagccaaaactcaataaacatagtgacgaacgtctggtaaagatttcagaccaaaacacccaaggagtaaggtgtagtaagtcccagatcgcgagtgaacaaaactggttttccgaaaacaaaacgtcctggcttttcttccccgtatcttctttttgtgattcgtttatggacgtgtctccttacctgggtacaaacaacatatgaaagtatttTTGTGAATATTTTTAGCGCAATAGAAcgcaaaataaaaattgcagaaagtagggcgaaatttcacaagtgaCGGTAGtgggatagccttggtttgcgcaaaaatttctgaaaaattctcgcgaaataattttttcttgaaattccatGTATGAATGTCTactgaattcgggacaaaacgcgacgaatttcaggtcaaacggatgagtattcaactatgaaaaaaatcaaacagtttcacacacgaacgaaccttcctttcgccctggcagtgatcaataaaaagcttattgccaatcttgtgggacgaatccggggctcaaatctcagccaaaccTGAaaagacacagtgacgaacatCTGGTAAagatttcagaccaaaacacccaaggaataaggcgtagtaaggccagaccgagagtgaacaaaactggttttccgaaaaaaaaatgtcctggcttttcttccccgatacttctttttgtgattcgtttatggacgtgcctccttaccttgATGCAAACAACATGTGAAAGTActtgtatgaattttttc harbors:
- the LOC137818738 gene encoding uncharacterized protein At3g17950-like, with translation MVLQEEGWPLGLRLLNARIGLAGNGDFSGSVSFSTILTASPTPSTHFSSDLDTQSIGSFFREKSMTLGSLIGSSRFLEVSRRSSRGRMVQPSKENEKNHKLRSWLFSLCSRLTTDTVSVNAAAPSLGNYLVSERKATNHRRNNHCSTIYGPNHFSPLQESNSLFVGVDGREPNKALEQSHGYGTPIILCCLCR